The genomic region TAGCGCTTTTAATGTTTAACATGCCACGAACCAAGACGCAAGGGATAGAATTACTCAACCGTTGGCAAAAAGAATTTTCAAACGATATTAAAAGCTATGAAAAAGTAAAAAAAATGTTTGTAGATAACGCCGGAAGCTTTCACAATTTAATCCATGACATGAATTTTCCTAACGTGAGCCTTAACGCTTATTTAAGCGATATCATGGATCGCAGTTTTGCTAACTTAAAGAATTACCAAACTACAAGCGAGAGCTTAAAAGATTTGAGCGAAAAATTCTATAAAACGAGTTCTTTAGAGATGTTTGAAAAGAGCGAACAAGGATCGAGCGATATCAGCGAGATTTTAGGAGGTGCGATCGCCAGGTTTGCGAGGTTTGATGATCCTTCTAAGGCGTTATTTGAAGCTTTAAAGAGCGATAACATTAAAAAAGGCTTGAAAGAATTTAAGATCGCTGATGTTACAAAAGACATGTTTAACCCTGATAGTAAAGAGTTTAAGGACATTGATATTTACGATTTCACGCATTACCTTTTAATGGCCAATAGAGAGCCAAATGAAAATAATCCCGTATTAAAACGCTTGATAGAAGCTATAAAGGATATGCAAAAAGAGAGCGAGAAAGGGATAAAAGAACAAAAGCTTGAAATACCTAGCGAATGGGGACACAATTATAGCGAGTTTAAGGGCGATGGATTAGGCGCGATTAACAAGCTATTAGAAACTAAAAAAGGTTTTGTAGCGGGAGCGTTTTATAAGGAAGGTTTAGGGGATATTGATTTGGTTTGGGGTAATAAAGATTACGGGTTAGAACACATTTTGAAACGCCGAGAGAAGCAAGCGCTTAACAATGGAATAAACGAAGCAGAAGCTAAAGAATACGCCATGAGCGTAGTTAAAACGATACCGGAAGTTATAGAGAAAGGTATCAAAGATAATGATTATGTAGGGCATGTGACTATAAGACATAATGGTATTGAAGTAGGTTTAAGTAGTCAAAAAGGAGATACTCCTTTAAAAAATCATTACATGATTACAAGTTTTGAAACAGATGAAAAGGTTTTAAGGGAGTTAGAGACCATTGGGACACTCTCTAACGATTACAGAGACGGCATCAACTATAGCGCCTCAAACCTTAATAAACCTAATCCTACCACAAAAAAATTAAATAAGGATTAAACAAATGAATTACCCTAATTTGCCTAATAGCGCGTTAGAAATAACCGAACAGCCCGAAGTGAAAGAAATCACTAACGAGCTATTAAAGCAATTACAAAACGCTTTAAAGAGTAACGCGCTTTTTACGGATCAAGTGGAATTAAGCCTTAAAGGGATTGTTAGGATTTTAGAAGTGCTTTTGAGTTTGGATTTTTTCAAAAATGCGAATGAAATTGATAGCAGTTTGAGAAATTCTATTGAATGGCTAAGTAACGCCGGTGAAAGCTTAAAAAACAAAATGAAAGAATACGAGGGCTTTTTTAGCGATTTTAATACGAGCATGCATGCTAACGAGCAAGAAGTAACGAGCATTTTAAACGCTAACACCGAAAACATTAAAAGCGAGATTAAAAAGCTAGAAAATCAATTGATAGAAACCATTACAAGGCTTTTAACGAGCTATCAAATCTTTTTAAATAACGCTAGAGAAAACGCTAATAATCAAATCACGGCTAACAAAACCGCAAGCCTTGAAGCCCTAAACCAAGCTAAAGAAAGCGCTACAACGCAAATAACCGCTAATCAAACGCAAGCGATAAGTAACATTAACGAAGCCAAAAACCGATCATTATCAAAACATTGATTTTTTTGAGATTGAATAAAGCGTGTTAAAAAACCACTATAATACCCCTAAAAAATGCGAGTTTTAAAGATGCCTTTATTTGATTTAAAAAGCCCTTACCCACCAGCAGGCGATCAGCCTCAAGCCATAGAAGCCTTAACGAAAAGCTTGAAAAATAACAACCATTATCAAACTTTAGTGGGGGTTACAGGGAGCGGTAAGACTTATACGATGGCCAATATCATCGCTAATATCAACAAACCCACTCTGATCATGAGCCATAATAAGACCTTATGCGCGCAGCTCTATAGCGAGTTTAAGGCGTTTTTCCCGCATAATAGGGTGGAGTATTTTATCTCCCACTTTGACTACTACCAGCCTGAAAGCTATATCCCTAGGAGGGATTTATTCATTGAAAAAGACAGCTCTATTAACGATGATTTAGAGCGTTTGAGATTGAGCGCGGCCACCTCACTTTTAGGTTATGATGATGTGATCGTGATAGCGAGCGTTTCGGCTAATTATGGTTTGGGTAACCCTGAAGAATATTTAAAAGTCATGGAAAAAATCAAAGTGGGCGAGAAGCGCGTTTATAAGAGCTTTTTATTAAAGCTAGTAGAAATGGGTTATAGCCGTAATGAAGTGGTGTTTGATAGGGGGAGTTTTAGAGCGACCGGAGAATGCGTGGATATTTTCCCCGCTTATAATGACGCTGAATTTATTAGGATTGAATTTTTTGGCGATGAGATAGAAAGGATTGCTGTCTTTGACGCTTTAGAAAAAAATGAAATCAAGCGCTTGGATTCTGTCATGCTTTATGCAGCCAGTCAGTTTGCTGTAGGGAGTGAAAGGTTGAATTTAGCCATTAAAAGCATTGAAGATGAACTCGCTTTAAGGTTGAAATTTTTTAAAGAGCAGGATAAAATGCTTGAATACAATCGCCTCAAACAACGCACCGAGCATGATTTAGAAATGATTAGCGCGACCGGTGTGTGTAAGGGTATTGAAAATTACGCGCGCCATTTTACAGGCAAAGCCCCCAATGAAACACCTTTTTGTTTGTTTGATTATTTAGGGATTTTTGAGCGGGAGTTTTTAGTCATTGTAGATGAAAGCCATGTGAGTTTGCCGCAATTTGGGGGGATGTATGCAGGGGATATGAGCAGGAAAAGCGTTTTAGTGGAATATGGTTTTAGATTGCCTAGCGCTTTAGACAACCGCCCTTTAAAATTTGATGAATTTATCCATAAAAATTGCCAGTTCCTTTTTGTGTCCGCTACGCCCAATAAGCTAGAATTAGAGCTTTCTCAAAAGAATGTCGCTGAGCAAATCATTCGCCCTACAGGGCTTTTAGACCCTAAATTTGAAGTGCGAGACAGCGATAAGCAAGTCCAGGATTTATTTGATGAAATCAAGTTAGTGGTGGCCAGAGATGAAAGGGTGCTCATCACCACGCTCACTAAAAAAATGGCAGAAGAATTGTGCAAATATTATGCTGAATGGGGCTTGAAGGTGCGTTACATGCATAGCGAAATTGATGCGATTGAAAGAAATCACATTATCCGCTCTTTAAGGCTTAAAGAATTTGATGTTTTAATAGGGATCAATCTTTTAAGAGAGGGGTTGGATTTGCCTGAAGTTTCTTTAGTAGCGATCATGGATGCGGATAAAGAAGGGTTTTTAAGGAGCGAAACAAGTCTCATTCAAACCATGGGGCGAGCCGCTAGAAACGCTAATGGTAAGGTTTTATTATACGCTAAAAAGATCACTCAAAGCATGCAAAAAGCCTTTGAGATCACTAGTTACAGGCGCACCAAACAAGAAGAGTTCAATAAAATCCATAATATCACCCCTAAAACCGTTACTCGCGCTTTAGAAGAGGAATTGAAATTAAGAGACGATGAGATTAGAATCGCTAAAGCCTTAAAAAAGGACAAAATGCCTAAAAGTGAAAGGGAAAAAATCATTAAAGAATTGGATAAAAAAATGCGAGAATGCGCGAAAAATTTGGATTTTGAAGAAGCGATGCGTTTGAGAGACGAAATCGCTCAATTAAGAACGCTTTAAACGCTATCGCTTAAAAACTATAAGTGTAGTTGAAATAAACCGAGTAATTGCGCCTGAAATCAACTTGGTATAACAAGCTGTTGATCCCGTATTCTAAAAATCGTAAAACCTTTAGGACATCTCCACTATTATTGCTAATGTTATTCATGGAATAATAATGGTTAAAATAATAAGTAGGGACTTTAATCCCAAAGCCAAATTGGTTGCGCTTATTCCCTAAACGAACCCCTAAATTTACCAAAAACTGGAAACCATTTGGATCCACTTTCCCGCCAAAAGTGTTTTGAAGAAGGGCTTGATACAATAACGCATCGCTCAATCTGTCATACACTCCAGCAAAAGCAATCCCCAGATTGAACCCAGCAAAAAACTTATCCCCATTATAAGCGTTAAGCAATAAATCCATATAAGTGCCGTAAGTGGAAATGATGACAGACTGCGATTCTTTTTGGCCATAAAGAGAAGCGCTCAAATCATAAAACAGCCCCCACCTGAAGCCAAACCACTTCGTTTCTTCATGCTTACCCACCCATTTATAGCCCGCTTGCACGCCAAGACCATTAGACACATACGAATTTTTAAAAACAGGGCTTAAGCCATCGCTAAAAACGATTTGGCTCTTATTGAATTGTTGGGATAAAATCAAGTTGCTGTAGTTGTGCTGAATGCTCCCTAATTGATACCCAAGCCCCAGATAAAACGCCGATTGATCCGCATAGCGTTTGATGGGCGAAACCACCTTTTTATTGCCAAAAATATAATCCCCTTTAGTCAAAACATCTTTAAAACCCTTTGCATTAAGCGTGCAAAAAAACCCTAAAACTAAACATAACGCTCGTTTCAAAAAACCCCTTGATGCAAATTTTAATTTTTTACCGCTCATTTTATAGTTTTGTTTTTGTAAAAACGCGCCTTATCCAAACACCCTTTTAAAAATCGCTCCCACATTTTTAGTGTAATAGCTGTAATCAAAACATGCTCTGATTTCGTCCTCGCTCAAATATTTTTTCAAGCGTTCATCGTTGAGTAGGGCGTTTAAAAACAAATTTTCATCAGCGTTTTTAAAAGCGCCTTGTTGCAAAACCTCCCATATTTTCATCGCATTTTCTTGCACGATAGAATAGCTTTCTTCTCGGCTCAAACCTTTTTTAGGCAATTCTAATAACACCCGTTGCGAAAAGACTAGCCCCCCACTCAAAGCTAAATTTTTAAGCATGTTTTTAGGATAAACCACCAGATTTTCAATCACGCTATTTAGGCGGCTGAGCATGAAATCGCTAGTGATAAACAGATCAGGCAAGGCAAAACGCTCCACAGAGCTATGGCTCATGTCCCTTTCATGCCATAAGGCGACATTTTCTAGCATAGGGGTAGTAAAAGAGCGAATCACCCTGCAAAGCCCGGTGATATTCTCGCTCAATATGGGGTTTCTTTTGTGAGGCATCGCAGAGCTTCCCTTTTGCCCTGCTGAAAAAGCTTCTTCCACTTCATAGACTTCACTGCGTTGCAAATGGCGGATATTGACAGCGATTTTTTCACAACTGCTCGCCAAAAGAGCCAGATCGCATGCAAGCCTGGCGTAGCGGTCCCTTTGAATGACTTGATTATTGATATTGGCGGTTTTTAGGCCTAAAAATTCGCACGCTAATTCTTCTAATTCTAAAGGGGCGTGTGCGAAATTCCCCATAGCCCCACTGATCGCTCCCACGCTGATAAATTCCATCGTTAAATCCAAGGCTTTTAAATGCCGTTTGATTTCATCAGCAAAAAGGGCTAACACTAAGCCAAAAGTAATGGGTTCGCCAAACACCCCATGGCTTCTGCCCACCATCAGCGTATCTTTATGCTCTAAAGCCCTATTTTTAAGGGTTTCATAGAGGTTTTGAACGCCTTTTTGAATGAGTTTTAAGCTTTTGGTCATCAATAACGCCATAGCCGTATCAATGCAATCGCTAGAAGTGATCCCATAATGAAAAAAGCGGGATTCTTCGCCCAAGCTTTCAGCCACGCAAGTAGTGAAGGCGATTAAATCATGCTTAGTGGTTTTTTCAATTTCTTTGATGCGCTCAAGATTGAATGCCGCTTTTGCGCAGATTTTTTCACAATCGCTATCTTGGATTTGCCCAAGCTTGTTCCACGCCCTAACGACAGCTTTTTCCACTTCCAAATAAGTTTCAAATTTGGTTTGCTCATTCCATAGGGTTTTCATTTCTTCATTCGCATAGCGTTCTAACACCGACAATCCTTAAAATCAAAATGGGATCATGTTATTTTAAAGGGGTTTAAAGAATCAAGGGGCAAAATCGCACAAGGCACAAAAAAGTCCCTTGATTTCAAATTAAGGGTTATACTTTAGCTTCTTCTCTGCGTTGCAAGTATTCCCAACGCTCATTCACATCTTTTTGCAATTCTTCAATGATGTGTTCGTTTTCCTTTTTGAAAAGGTGTTTGAAGCGTTTTTGTGCCCCTAAATAATCCCTTATAGGAATGATATTTCTCGGGCGGTAAGTGATTTTCAATTCCCTGCCATTAAAGATTTCAAATAGGGGGAACATCAAGCTATCCACAGCCATATCCGCTAATTCAATGGTTTTATTGGATTCAAATTTCCATTCAGTCGTGCATGGGCTAAGAGCGTTAATAAAGCAAGGTCCTTCAGTGTCTAGCGCGGTTTTAATCTTTTTATTCATGTCTTTCCATTTATTGGGCGAGAGTTGCGCCACATAAGGAACCCCATGGCTTGCCATGATATTGACGATGTCTTTTTTCTTTTCTTTTTTACCAAAGCTCACCGATCCCGCTGGCGTGGTAGAAGTGCTAGCCCCTAATGGCGTAGAGCCGCTTCTTTGACCGCCGGTATTGGCGTAGTTTTCATTATCTAGGCAAATGTAAGTCATGTCATGCCCTCTTTCCATGCAACCGCTGATGAATTGAAGACCAATATCATAACTAGCCCCATCGCCTCCAAACGCCACAAATTTTGGCTTTTGACCTTGATAGCGGCCCTTATTCACTAAAGCCTTATACATCGCTTCCACCCCTGAAATCGCTGTAGATCCATTTTCAAAACCAATATGAATCCAAGGCACATCCCATGAAGTGTGCGGATACACAGCCGAACATACCTCTAAACAACCGGTAGAATTGCCTAAAACAATAGGCCCATCTACAGCGTTTAAAACTTCGCGCACAATGATGCCATGCCCACAACCGGGACAAAGCAAGTGCGAACCTTGAAATTTCTCAGCACTTTGGCTAAAACCTTTGAGTGTTTTGACTTCTTTTACCATGATATTTCCTTTTTAAAAAAAGCTCATTTTAGGGCCGTGCAAGCCTACGAATTGTTGGGTAGGGTGCGTGAGCGTGCCTTTAAGAGCGTCTTCATTGATTTCTTCAAAAATTTCGCATAAATGCGCGATCGTCATATCCCTTTCGCCTAAACCATAAATGTAGTTAGACACCACCGGGTGTTTAGTCCCTTGCGTTTGATACACCGCGCTCGTTACTTCATTAAACATCGCCCCCATAGCACCCGCTGGAGAGCTTTTATCTAAAATCGCTAAAGCTTTAAGATTTTTCAAATCCTGCCCTAATCTTTCATAAGGGAAGGGGCGCAAGGAATGGATGGTAGCCACGCCGGCCTTAATGCCTTTTTTACGCATTTCCTTAGCCGCTACGATCGCTGATTCATAAGTAGTGCCTAACGCAAAGATAGCGATTTCAGCGTCTTCTAGCTGGAAAGTTTTGGTTAAATGGTATTGTCTGCCTGTGAGTTTAGCAAAATCATTGAACACTTCTTCAATCACAGAAGACGCACTCATGATCGCATGGTGGAGTTGGGCTTTATGCTCATAATGCCATTCTTCTTCAGCTTGTGCACCATAGCTTACCGGTTTATCAAAATCCAAAAGGGAATGTTTGGTTTGGTATTCGCCTACGAATTGATAAGCCACTGTATCGCTCAAAGGGCGGACATTCTGCACGGTGTGCGAACATAAAAAACCATCTTGATTGACAATAGTAGGCACGTGCACCTTTTGATGCTCTGCGATTTTAAACGCCATTAAAGTGAAATCGTAAGCTTCTTGAGGGTTGCATGTGCATAAACTGATCCAGCCTGAATCCCTGCTTAAATACATATCAGAATGATCGCCATGGATATTCAAAGGGGCTGCTAGAGCACGATTGACTAAATTCAAAACAATAGGCAAACGCATGCCAGAAGCCTGGTATAAAACCTCTACCATTAGTGCCAAACCTTGAGAGCTAGTCGCAGTGCTGACTCTCCCTCCAGCAGCGGCCGCTCCCACGCATGCGCTCATGGCGGCATGCTCAGATTCCACTAAAACAAACTCGCCATCAACATAGCCATTATCCTTAAACGAGCCATAATTCTGCACAATGGGCGTTGATGGGGTGATAGGATAGGCTGCGATGACATCAATTTGAGCCTGTCTTAAAGCGTTAGAACTAGCGGTATTGCCATCCCACACTTCTATCTCTTGCAATTCAATACTTTTTGCCATATTTTTTCCTTATGATTTTTTCTTTTCTTGTTTTTGCGGCCATTGAGTGAGAGCGGTAGCGGGCTCAATTTGTTCTTCAAACATCCATAGCGATTTAGGATTGGTGGGGCAGACATCC from Helicobacter pylori harbors:
- a CDS encoding DUF1542 domain-containing protein, coding for MNYPNLPNSALEITEQPEVKEITNELLKQLQNALKSNALFTDQVELSLKGIVRILEVLLSLDFFKNANEIDSSLRNSIEWLSNAGESLKNKMKEYEGFFSDFNTSMHANEQEVTSILNANTENIKSEIKKLENQLIETITRLLTSYQIFLNNARENANNQITANKTASLEALNQAKESATTQITANQTQAISNINEAKNRSLSKH
- the uvrB gene encoding excinuclease ABC subunit B, translated to MPLFDLKSPYPPAGDQPQAIEALTKSLKNNNHYQTLVGVTGSGKTYTMANIIANINKPTLIMSHNKTLCAQLYSEFKAFFPHNRVEYFISHFDYYQPESYIPRRDLFIEKDSSINDDLERLRLSAATSLLGYDDVIVIASVSANYGLGNPEEYLKVMEKIKVGEKRVYKSFLLKLVEMGYSRNEVVFDRGSFRATGECVDIFPAYNDAEFIRIEFFGDEIERIAVFDALEKNEIKRLDSVMLYAASQFAVGSERLNLAIKSIEDELALRLKFFKEQDKMLEYNRLKQRTEHDLEMISATGVCKGIENYARHFTGKAPNETPFCLFDYLGIFEREFLVIVDESHVSLPQFGGMYAGDMSRKSVLVEYGFRLPSALDNRPLKFDEFIHKNCQFLFVSATPNKLELELSQKNVAEQIIRPTGLLDPKFEVRDSDKQVQDLFDEIKLVVARDERVLITTLTKKMAEELCKYYAEWGLKVRYMHSEIDAIERNHIIRSLRLKEFDVLIGINLLREGLDLPEVSLVAIMDADKEGFLRSETSLIQTMGRAARNANGKVLLYAKKITQSMQKAFEITSYRRTKQEEFNKIHNITPKTVTRALEEELKLRDDEIRIAKALKKDKMPKSEREKIIKELDKKMRECAKNLDFEEAMRLRDEIAQLRTL
- a CDS encoding outer membrane protein, whose amino-acid sequence is MKRALCLVLGFFCTLNAKGFKDVLTKGDYIFGNKKVVSPIKRYADQSAFYLGLGYQLGSIQHNYSNLILSQQFNKSQIVFSDGLSPVFKNSYVSNGLGVQAGYKWVGKHEETKWFGFRWGLFYDLSASLYGQKESQSVIISTYGTYMDLLLNAYNGDKFFAGFNLGIAFAGVYDRLSDALLYQALLQNTFGGKVDPNGFQFLVNLGVRLGNKRNQFGFGIKVPTYYFNHYYSMNNISNNSGDVLKVLRFLEYGINSLLYQVDFRRNYSVYFNYTYSF
- a CDS encoding adenylosuccinate lyase, whose translation is MLERYANEEMKTLWNEQTKFETYLEVEKAVVRAWNKLGQIQDSDCEKICAKAAFNLERIKEIEKTTKHDLIAFTTCVAESLGEESRFFHYGITSSDCIDTAMALLMTKSLKLIQKGVQNLYETLKNRALEHKDTLMVGRSHGVFGEPITFGLVLALFADEIKRHLKALDLTMEFISVGAISGAMGNFAHAPLELEELACEFLGLKTANINNQVIQRDRYARLACDLALLASSCEKIAVNIRHLQRSEVYEVEEAFSAGQKGSSAMPHKRNPILSENITGLCRVIRSFTTPMLENVALWHERDMSHSSVERFALPDLFITSDFMLSRLNSVIENLVVYPKNMLKNLALSGGLVFSQRVLLELPKKGLSREESYSIVQENAMKIWEVLQQGAFKNADENLFLNALLNDERLKKYLSEDEIRACFDYSYYTKNVGAIFKRVFG
- a CDS encoding pyruvate ferredoxin oxidoreductase (catalyzes the formation of acetyl-CoA from pyruvate and coenzyme A) encodes the protein MVKEVKTLKGFSQSAEKFQGSHLLCPGCGHGIIVREVLNAVDGPIVLGNSTGCLEVCSAVYPHTSWDVPWIHIGFENGSTAISGVEAMYKALVNKGRYQGQKPKFVAFGGDGASYDIGLQFISGCMERGHDMTYICLDNENYANTGGQRSGSTPLGASTSTTPAGSVSFGKKEKKKDIVNIMASHGVPYVAQLSPNKWKDMNKKIKTALDTEGPCFINALSPCTTEWKFESNKTIELADMAVDSLMFPLFEIFNGRELKITYRPRNIIPIRDYLGAQKRFKHLFKKENEHIIEELQKDVNERWEYLQRREEAKV
- a CDS encoding 2-oxoacid:ferredoxin oxidoreductase subunit alpha, with protein sequence MAKSIELQEIEVWDGNTASSNALRQAQIDVIAAYPITPSTPIVQNYGSFKDNGYVDGEFVLVESEHAAMSACVGAAAAGGRVSTATSSQGLALMVEVLYQASGMRLPIVLNLVNRALAAPLNIHGDHSDMYLSRDSGWISLCTCNPQEAYDFTLMAFKIAEHQKVHVPTIVNQDGFLCSHTVQNVRPLSDTVAYQFVGEYQTKHSLLDFDKPVSYGAQAEEEWHYEHKAQLHHAIMSASSVIEEVFNDFAKLTGRQYHLTKTFQLEDAEIAIFALGTTYESAIVAAKEMRKKGIKAGVATIHSLRPFPYERLGQDLKNLKALAILDKSSPAGAMGAMFNEVTSAVYQTQGTKHPVVSNYIYGLGERDMTIAHLCEIFEEINEDALKGTLTHPTQQFVGLHGPKMSFF